One window from the genome of Amaranthus tricolor cultivar Red isolate AtriRed21 chromosome 9, ASM2621246v1, whole genome shotgun sequence encodes:
- the LOC130823253 gene encoding uncharacterized protein LOC130823253: MNWDIYQTLSKNETLPPWEADMTGENQKECRIQRDDSKGHSQLFNDYFAENPTYSSRLFRRRLRMRKHVFLRIMEAVSNNDPWFTTNIDTTGKKGLSALQKCTAALRMLAYRVAADQDLTRLLAFSEGRGFPGMIGSVDCMHWEWKNCPGAWKGQYQGRAGVATLIFEAVADHDLWICHALFGMPSSYNDLNVLYRSPLLVDLFEGRAPPVNFMVNGNQYSMSYYLTDGIYPKWATFIQSITEPQTPKARLFA, encoded by the exons ATGAATTGGGATATCTATCAAACATTAAGTAAAAATGAAACTCTTCCGCCATGGGAAGCTGATATGACG GGTGAGAACCAAAAAGAATGTCGAATTCAAAGAGACGATTCAAAAGGTCATTCCCAACTATTTAATGACTATTTTGCTGAAAATCCTACATATTCTTCTCGATTGTTTCGACGTAGGCTTAGGATGAGGAAACATGTATTTTTACGGATAATGGAAGCTGTCTCCAACAATGATCCATGGTTCACTACCAACATTGATACAACTGGTAAAAAAGGTCTAAGTGCTTTACAAAAGTGTACTGCAGCTCTTCGTATGCTAGCATACAGGGTGGCTGCTGATCAA GATTTGACGAGATTATTGGCCTTTAGTGAAGGACGAGGATTCCCTGGCATGATTGGTAGTGTTGATTGCATGCATTGGGAGTGGAAGAATTGCCCAGGAGCATGGAAAGGGCAATATCAAGGTCGAGCTGGTGTTGCAACATTAATCTTTGAAGCTGTCGCTGATCATGACTTATGGATATGTCATGCCCTTTTTGGGATGCCAAGTTCATATAATGATCTCAACGTGCTATATCGATCACCtcttttagttgatttgtttgaaggaaggGCACCACCTGTCAATTTCATGGTGAATGGAAATCAATACAGCATGTCTTACTATCTCACTGATGGCATTTATCCTAAATGGGCTACTTTTATTCAGTCTATTACTGAACCACAAACACCAAAAGCAAGGTTATTTGCCTAA
- the LOC130823251 gene encoding uncharacterized protein LOC130823251 — MFNHEHKYKSNCEHQSKDKSEVANEAYEAARMERPHLILRRTADMLKCRWGRVAPVCLKWSGCYNEALRRKKSGTRDEDVLKEAHLIHQRKHDNFNLIEKQLDQQPTGGVSSESSGKRSRTEEDFETPTSEPQGGSSTRPEGVKKAKAHMTGKMVVDQSIQALSAFRESLRLNSEIMKEKTEPQKQKEA, encoded by the exons ATGTTCAATCATGAACACAAGTACAAATCTAATTGTGAGCACCAATCAAAAGATAAGAGTGAGGTGGCAAACGAAGCTTATGAAGCAGCGAGGATGGAACGACCCCATCTGATCCTACGAAGAACCGCCGACATGCTTAAATGTCGTTGGGGTAGAGTTGCTCCAGTATGTTTGAAGTGGTCTGGATGTTATAACGAGGCTCTTAGGAGGAAGAAGAGTGGCACGAGAGACGAAGATGTGCTTAAAGAAGCGCATTTAATCCATCAAAGAAAACACGATAACTTTAACTTGATTGA AAAACAATTGGATCAACAACCAACTGGTGGTGTTAGTAGTGAAAGTAGTGGGAAAAGATCAAGGACGGAAGAAGATTTTGAAACACCAACAAGTGAACCTCAAGGAGGATCATCTACTCGCCCCGAGGGTGTGAAGAAGGCTAAGGCTCACATGACCGGAAAAATGGTTGTAGATCAATCAATTCAAGCTTTGAGTGCATTTAGAGAGAGTCTTCGacttaattcagaaataatgaaGGAGAAGACAGAAcctcaaaaacaaaaagaagcctga